One Pseudomonas abieticivorans genomic region harbors:
- the paaK gene encoding phenylacetate--CoA ligase PaaK, with protein sequence MNMQLSNSAVLDPMETASLDELRQHQLQRLRWSLNHAYANVPLYRQRFAEHDVHPDDITSLDDLARLPFTTKADLRENYPYGMFAVPMHDVVRLHASSGTTGKPTVVGYTQNDIDTWANVVARSIRAAGGRKGDKVHISYGYGLFTGGLGAHYGAERLGCTVIPMSGGQTEKQVQLIRDFQPDIIMVTPSYMLNLADEIERQGIDPHSLALRLGIFGAEPWTAELRKAIETRLGITALDIYGLSEIMGPGVAMECAETKDGPTIWEDHFYPEIVDPVTGAVLPDGQMGELVFTSLSKEALPMIRYRTRDLTRLLPGTARPMRRIDKITGRSDDMLIIRGVNVFPTQVEEQVLKVSQLSECYEMHLYRNGNLDSVDVHVELRAEHQGLNEAQQKAVCAELSRHIKTYIGISTRIVLQPLFSIKRSEGKACHVIDKRNPA encoded by the coding sequence ATGAATATGCAACTGTCAAACAGCGCCGTGCTAGACCCCATGGAAACCGCCAGCCTCGACGAGCTGCGCCAGCACCAACTGCAGCGCCTGCGCTGGAGCCTGAACCACGCCTATGCCAACGTACCGCTGTACCGCCAGCGCTTCGCCGAGCACGACGTGCACCCCGACGACATCACGTCGCTGGACGATTTGGCCCGCCTGCCCTTCACCACCAAGGCTGACCTGCGCGAGAACTACCCCTACGGCATGTTCGCCGTGCCGATGCACGACGTGGTGCGCCTGCACGCCTCCAGCGGCACCACCGGCAAACCGACCGTGGTGGGTTATACCCAGAACGACATCGACACCTGGGCCAACGTGGTGGCACGTTCCATCCGTGCCGCCGGCGGGCGCAAGGGCGACAAAGTGCACATATCCTATGGCTACGGCTTGTTTACCGGTGGCCTGGGCGCCCACTACGGCGCCGAGCGCCTGGGCTGCACGGTGATCCCGATGTCCGGCGGGCAAACCGAAAAGCAGGTGCAACTGATCCGTGATTTCCAACCGGACATCATCATGGTCACGCCCTCCTACATGCTCAACCTGGCCGATGAGATCGAGCGCCAAGGCATCGACCCGCACAGCCTGGCGCTGCGCCTGGGCATCTTCGGTGCCGAGCCGTGGACCGCTGAACTGCGCAAGGCCATCGAAACCCGCCTGGGGATCACCGCCCTGGACATCTACGGCCTGTCAGAAATCATGGGCCCGGGCGTGGCCATGGAATGTGCCGAAACCAAGGATGGCCCGACGATCTGGGAGGACCACTTCTACCCCGAGATCGTCGACCCGGTCACCGGCGCGGTACTGCCTGACGGGCAAATGGGCGAGCTGGTGTTTACCTCCCTGAGCAAGGAGGCGCTGCCGATGATCCGCTACCGCACCCGCGACCTGACCCGCCTGCTGCCCGGCACCGCGCGCCCCATGCGGCGCATCGACAAAATCACCGGGCGCAGCGACGACATGCTGATCATCCGCGGCGTCAACGTATTCCCCACCCAGGTGGAGGAACAGGTGCTGAAGGTGTCGCAGTTGTCCGAATGCTATGAGATGCACCTGTATCGCAATGGCAACCTGGACAGCGTCGACGTGCACGTGGAACTGCGCGCCGAGCACCAGGGCTTGAACGAGGCGCAGCAGAAGGCGGTGTGTGCCGAACTAAGCCGGCACATCAAGACTTATATCGGCATCAGCACGCGCATCGTGTTGCAGCCCCTGTTCTCGATCAAGCGGTCCGAGGGCAAGGCCTGCCATGTGATCGACAAGCGCAACCCGGCCTGA
- the paaA gene encoding 1,2-phenylacetyl-CoA epoxidase subunit PaaA: MYAQLVETGVKRIKTLDEMSDQERAFQEKIDAEIKIEAKNWMPEAYRQTLIRQISQHAHSEIVGMLPEGNWVTRAPSLKRKLQLMAKIQDEAGHGLYLYSAMETLGADRDAEIAKMHAGKAKYSSIFNYPTLSWADMGAVGWLVDGAAIVNQVVLQRTSYGPYSRAMVRICKEESFHQRQGYEILLTMMRHGTQAQKDMVQDAINRLWWPSLMMFGPSDEHSPNSAQSMAWKIKRQSNDELRQRFVDQTIPQLQLLGCTAPDPDLEWNAETGHYDFGAIQWDEFYEVLKGNGPCNVERVATRKQAWEDGAWVRQAAVAHARKKSNKNAA; the protein is encoded by the coding sequence ATGTACGCCCAATTGGTTGAAACCGGCGTTAAACGTATCAAGACTCTGGACGAGATGAGCGACCAGGAACGTGCCTTCCAGGAAAAGATCGACGCCGAAATCAAGATCGAAGCCAAGAACTGGATGCCCGAGGCCTACCGCCAGACGCTGATCCGGCAGATCTCCCAGCACGCCCACTCCGAGATCGTCGGCATGCTGCCGGAGGGCAACTGGGTGACCCGTGCTCCAAGCCTCAAGCGCAAGCTGCAACTGATGGCCAAGATCCAGGACGAGGCCGGCCATGGCCTGTACCTGTACAGCGCCATGGAAACCCTGGGCGCCGACCGCGATGCCGAGATCGCCAAGATGCACGCCGGCAAGGCCAAGTATTCGAGCATCTTCAACTACCCCACCTTGAGCTGGGCCGACATGGGCGCGGTGGGCTGGCTGGTGGATGGCGCGGCCATCGTCAACCAGGTGGTGCTGCAGCGCACCTCCTACGGGCCGTATTCGCGGGCCATGGTGCGCATCTGCAAGGAAGAGAGCTTCCACCAGCGCCAGGGCTACGAAATCCTGCTGACCATGATGCGCCACGGTACCCAGGCCCAGAAGGACATGGTGCAGGACGCCATCAACCGCCTGTGGTGGCCGTCGCTGATGATGTTCGGCCCCAGCGACGAGCACTCGCCCAACAGCGCCCAATCCATGGCCTGGAAGATCAAGCGCCAGAGCAACGACGAACTGCGCCAGCGCTTCGTCGACCAAACCATCCCACAACTGCAATTGCTGGGCTGCACCGCACCCGACCCAGACCTTGAATGGAATGCCGAAACGGGGCACTACGACTTCGGCGCCATCCAGTGGGACGAGTTCTACGAAGTGCTCAAGGGTAATGGGCCGTGCAACGTGGAACGCGTGGCCACCCGCAAGCAGGCCTGGGAAGACGGCGCCTGGGTACGTCAGGCCGCCGTGGCCCACGCCCGTAAAAAATCCAATAAAAACGCCGCCTGA
- the paaB gene encoding 1,2-phenylacetyl-CoA epoxidase subunit PaaB codes for MSDWTLFEVFVRSKHGLNHKHVGSVHAADSTMAIENARELYTRRSEGVSLWVVPSALITASSPDDKDPLFDPAHDKVYRHASFYQLPAEVGHM; via the coding sequence ATGTCCGACTGGACCCTTTTTGAAGTTTTCGTACGCAGCAAGCACGGCCTCAACCACAAGCACGTAGGCAGTGTGCACGCCGCCGACAGCACCATGGCCATCGAGAACGCCCGCGAGCTGTACACCCGGCGCAGCGAGGGCGTAAGCCTGTGGGTGGTGCCGTCGGCGCTGATCACCGCCTCCTCCCCCGATGACAAGGACCCGCTGTTCGACCCCGCGCACGACAAGGTCTACCGCCACGCCAGCTTCTACCAATTGCCGGCCGAAGTCGGGCACATGTGA
- the paaC gene encoding 1,2-phenylacetyl-CoA epoxidase subunit PaaC, whose product MHNDLIEYVLRLGDSALIQGQRLSQWIGHAPALEEELALANVGLDLIGQARNWLEYAAELLADGRDADALAFLRNEREFRNLLLVEQPNGDFAVTMLKQFLYDAWHFEVLSGLSQSSDERIAGIAAKGLKEVTYHLRRSSEWVERLGDGTEQSHARMLAATPLVWRFTHDLIQADDLEQRLHASGVTGEQANIAAAWRSRVAQVFARATLPVPAPASYFYLSSRQGLHSEHLGMLLAEMQYLPRAYPHATW is encoded by the coding sequence ATGCACAACGATCTGATCGAATATGTGCTGCGCCTGGGCGACAGCGCGCTGATCCAGGGCCAACGCCTGAGCCAGTGGATCGGCCACGCGCCGGCCCTGGAAGAAGAACTGGCGCTGGCCAACGTTGGCCTGGACCTGATCGGCCAGGCGCGTAACTGGCTGGAATACGCCGCCGAGCTGCTGGCCGACGGCCGCGACGCCGATGCCCTGGCTTTCCTGCGCAACGAGCGGGAGTTTCGCAACCTGCTGTTGGTGGAACAGCCCAACGGCGATTTTGCCGTGACCATGCTCAAGCAGTTCCTCTACGACGCCTGGCACTTTGAGGTGCTATCGGGCTTGAGCCAGTCCAGCGACGAACGCATCGCCGGCATCGCCGCCAAGGGCCTCAAAGAGGTGACCTACCACCTGCGCCGCTCCAGCGAATGGGTCGAGCGCCTGGGCGACGGCACCGAGCAAAGCCATGCGCGCATGCTGGCAGCCACCCCCCTGGTGTGGCGCTTTACCCACGACCTGATCCAGGCCGACGACCTTGAACAACGCCTGCACGCCAGTGGCGTGACGGGCGAGCAAGCCAACATCGCGGCCGCCTGGCGCAGCCGGGTGGCGCAGGTATTCGCCCGCGCCACCCTGCCCGTGCCGGCACCTGCCAGCTATTTCTACCTCAGCAGCCGTCAGGGGTTGCACAGTGAGCACCTGGGGATGTTGCTGGCCGAAATGCAATACCTGCCGCGGGCCTACCCCCATGCAACCTGGTGA
- the paaD gene encoding 1,2-phenylacetyl-CoA epoxidase subunit PaaD, which produces MQPGELIGSDRGARAGSAHDLSQAWAVLQQVMDPEVPVVSVVELGIVRGVDWQAGHLHVVVTPTYSGCPATEVIESDIRQALEHAGFDAPHLQRNLTPAWTTDWITDSGRQRLREYGIAPPEHSTSKRSLLGEAVQICCPQCGSTHTELLSQFGSTACKALYRCRDCREPFDYFKCI; this is translated from the coding sequence ATGCAACCTGGTGAGCTGATTGGCAGTGACCGCGGCGCCCGTGCCGGCAGCGCCCACGACCTGAGCCAGGCCTGGGCGGTGCTGCAACAGGTGATGGACCCCGAGGTGCCCGTGGTCAGCGTGGTGGAACTGGGCATCGTGCGCGGCGTGGACTGGCAGGCCGGCCACCTGCACGTGGTGGTCACCCCCACCTACTCCGGCTGCCCGGCTACCGAGGTAATCGAAAGCGACATCCGCCAGGCCCTGGAGCACGCAGGCTTCGACGCCCCGCACCTGCAACGCAACCTGACACCGGCCTGGACTACCGACTGGATCACCGACAGCGGCCGCCAACGGTTGCGCGAATACGGCATCGCGCCGCCCGAGCACAGCACCAGCAAGCGCAGCCTGCTGGGCGAGGCCGTCCAGATTTGCTGCCCGCAGTGTGGCAGCACGCACACCGAGCTGCTGAGCCAATTCGGCTCCACCGCCTGCAAGGCGTTGTACCGCTGCCGTGACTGCCGCGAACCGTTCGATTATTTCAAGTGCATCTGA
- the paaE gene encoding 1,2-phenylacetyl-CoA epoxidase subunit PaaE encodes MSQFHSLTIKQVRSETRDAVSIAFDVPAELAEQFRYAQGQHLVMRTQLDGEEVRRSYSICSGVNDAELRVAIKRVQGGRFSAFANQQLKAGQVLEVMPPAGQFSVALDPARAGHYLAVAAGSGITPILSIVKTTLETEPRSRVTLLYGNRSSSGALFREQLEDLKNRYLQRLNLIFVFSREQQDIDLYNGRIDAAKCEQLFSRWLDVNTLDAAFICGPQGMTETVRDSLKAKGMDASRIHFELFGVASNGERRQAREAARQIDSAVSQITVISDGRALAFDLPRNTTSVLDAGNAIGAELPYSCKAGVCSTCKCKVIEGEVEMDSNHALEDYEVAAGYVLSCQAYPVSDKVVLDFDQI; translated from the coding sequence ATGAGCCAGTTTCATAGCCTGACCATCAAGCAAGTACGCAGCGAAACCCGCGATGCGGTGTCCATTGCCTTCGACGTACCCGCCGAGCTTGCCGAGCAATTTCGCTATGCCCAGGGCCAGCACCTGGTGATGCGCACCCAGTTGGACGGCGAAGAAGTACGCCGCTCGTATTCCATCTGCAGCGGCGTCAACGATGCCGAACTGCGTGTGGCGATCAAGCGCGTGCAGGGCGGGCGCTTCTCAGCGTTTGCCAACCAACAGCTCAAGGCCGGCCAGGTGCTGGAAGTGATGCCGCCGGCCGGGCAATTCAGCGTGGCCCTGGACCCGGCTCGTGCCGGCCACTACCTGGCGGTGGCGGCCGGCAGCGGTATCACGCCGATCCTGTCCATCGTCAAGACCACCCTTGAAACCGAACCGCGCAGCCGCGTGACGCTGCTCTACGGCAACCGGTCAAGTTCTGGCGCACTGTTTCGCGAACAGCTTGAAGACCTGAAGAACCGTTACCTGCAGCGCCTTAATCTGATCTTCGTGTTCAGCCGCGAGCAGCAGGATATTGACCTGTACAACGGTCGCATCGACGCGGCGAAATGCGAACAACTGTTCAGCCGCTGGCTGGACGTGAACACCCTTGATGCGGCGTTTATTTGTGGCCCGCAAGGCATGACCGAAACCGTGCGCGACAGCCTCAAGGCCAAGGGCATGGACGCTTCGCGCATCCATTTTGAACTGTTCGGCGTGGCCAGCAACGGTGAACGCCGCCAGGCGCGCGAAGCGGCGCGGCAGATCGATTCGGCGGTCAGCCAGATCACCGTGATCAGCGACGGCCGCGCCCTGGCCTTCGACCTGCCACGCAACACCACAAGCGTGCTGGACGCCGGCAACGCCATCGGCGCCGAACTGCCGTATTCGTGCAAGGCAGGGGTGTGTTCCACCTGCAAATGCAAGGTGATCGAAGGCGAGGTCGAGATGGACAGCAACCACGCCCTGGAAGACTACGAAGTGGCGGCCGGCTACGTGCTCTCGTGCCAGGCCTACCCCGTCAGCGACAAGGTCGTGCTGGATTTCGACCAGATCTGA
- the paaZ gene encoding phenylacetic acid degradation bifunctional protein PaaZ encodes MTPTLQSFIAGRWIGQHAAQTLRSALNGQPLARTHQEPLDFAEALAHGRGQGVSGLLALDFQQRAQRLKALALYLAERKEQLYALSHHSGATRADSWIDIEGGNATLFSYAGFGSRELPSGNVVHEGPAIPLGKQGKFAGSHILVPRGGVAVHINAFNFPIWGMLEKFAPSFLAGMPCIVKPATATSYLTEAVVRLIDESGILPAGSLQLIIGHTGDLLDRLQGQDVVTFTGSADTAATLRVNANLIRHSVPFTAEADSLNCAILGPDVTPDDEEFDLYVKEVVREMTTKAGQKCTAIRRAIVPRQHLDAVASKIRERLAKVVVGDPSVEGVRMGALASHDQQRDVGERLQRLLQSCDQLFGARDGFTPRGEGVAEGAFFAPTLLQARDPHAEGGAHDIEAFGPVSTLMAYDDLDEALALAARGKGSLVATLATKDPRVAAKAIPVAAAWHGRLLILDREAAVESTGHGSPLPQLKHGGPGRAGGGEELGGLRAVKHYLQRAAIQGSPTMLAAVTGEYVRGAQVYESDVHPFRRHFEDLRIGESLLTHRRTVTEADLVNFGCLSGDHFYMHFDDIAARQSQFGKRIAHGYFVLSAAAGLFVSPAPGPVLANYGLDTLRFINPVGIGDTIQARLTCKRKIDQGKLSPQGIPQGVVAWDVEVTNQLGEVVASYDILTLVVKRNA; translated from the coding sequence ATGACCCCCACACTGCAAAGCTTCATCGCTGGCCGCTGGATCGGCCAGCACGCTGCACAAACCCTGCGCAGCGCGCTCAACGGCCAGCCCCTGGCGCGCACCCACCAAGAGCCACTGGATTTTGCCGAAGCCCTGGCCCACGGTCGCGGCCAAGGGGTCAGCGGCCTGCTGGCCCTGGACTTCCAGCAACGCGCGCAACGGCTCAAGGCCCTGGCGCTGTACCTGGCCGAGCGCAAGGAACAACTCTACGCCCTGTCCCACCACAGCGGCGCCACCCGCGCCGACAGCTGGATCGACATCGAGGGCGGCAACGCCACGCTGTTTAGCTACGCAGGTTTCGGCAGCCGCGAACTGCCTTCCGGCAACGTGGTGCACGAAGGCCCGGCCATCCCCCTGGGCAAGCAAGGCAAGTTCGCCGGCAGCCACATCCTGGTGCCCCGTGGCGGCGTGGCCGTGCACATCAACGCCTTCAATTTCCCGATCTGGGGCATGTTGGAAAAGTTCGCCCCCAGTTTCCTGGCCGGCATGCCGTGCATCGTCAAGCCGGCCACGGCCACCAGCTACCTGACCGAAGCGGTGGTACGCCTGATCGATGAATCCGGCATCCTGCCTGCCGGCAGCCTGCAGCTGATCATCGGCCACACCGGCGACCTGCTCGACCGCCTGCAAGGCCAGGACGTGGTGACCTTCACCGGCTCCGCCGACACCGCCGCGACGCTGCGGGTGAACGCCAATCTGATCCGTCACTCAGTGCCGTTCACCGCCGAGGCCGACTCGTTGAACTGTGCGATTCTGGGCCCCGACGTGACCCCGGACGATGAAGAGTTCGACCTGTACGTAAAAGAGGTGGTGCGCGAGATGACCACCAAGGCCGGGCAGAAATGCACCGCCATCCGCCGTGCCATCGTGCCGCGCCAGCACCTCGACGCAGTGGCCTCGAAAATTCGCGAGCGCCTGGCCAAAGTCGTGGTCGGCGACCCGTCGGTGGAGGGCGTGCGCATGGGCGCCCTGGCCTCCCACGACCAGCAACGCGACGTGGGCGAGCGCCTGCAACGGCTGCTGCAAAGCTGCGATCAACTGTTCGGTGCCCGCGATGGTTTCACCCCGCGTGGCGAGGGCGTGGCCGAGGGCGCCTTCTTTGCCCCGACCCTGCTGCAGGCACGCGACCCGCACGCCGAAGGCGGTGCCCACGACATCGAGGCGTTCGGCCCGGTCAGCACCCTGATGGCCTACGACGACCTGGACGAAGCCCTGGCATTGGCAGCGCGCGGCAAGGGCAGCCTGGTCGCGACCCTGGCCACCAAAGACCCCCGGGTCGCCGCCAAGGCCATTCCGGTAGCGGCTGCCTGGCACGGGCGCTTGCTGATCCTGGACCGCGAAGCCGCCGTGGAATCCACCGGCCATGGCTCGCCGCTGCCGCAACTCAAGCACGGCGGCCCGGGCCGTGCCGGCGGTGGCGAAGAACTCGGTGGTTTGCGCGCCGTGAAGCACTACCTGCAACGCGCCGCCATCCAGGGCTCCCCCACTATGCTGGCAGCGGTGACCGGCGAATACGTACGGGGCGCCCAGGTGTATGAAAGCGACGTGCACCCCTTCCGTCGACACTTCGAAGACCTGCGCATCGGTGAGTCGCTGCTGACCCACCGGCGCACCGTCACCGAGGCCGACCTGGTGAATTTTGGCTGCCTGTCGGGCGACCATTTCTACATGCACTTCGACGACATTGCCGCCAGGCAATCGCAGTTTGGCAAACGCATCGCCCACGGCTACTTCGTGCTCTCGGCCGCGGCCGGGCTGTTCGTCAGCCCAGCCCCAGGCCCGGTGCTGGCCAATTATGGCCTGGACACCCTGCGCTTCATCAACCCTGTGGGCATCGGCGACACCATCCAGGCGCGCCTGACCTGCAAGCGCAAGATCGACCAGGGCAAACTCAGCCCGCAAGGCATCCCGCAAGGGGTAGTGGCCTGGGACGTGGAAGTCACCAACCAATTGGGCGAGGTGGTGGCCAGCTACGACATCCTTACCTTGGTGGTCAAACGCAACGCCTAG
- a CDS encoding alginate export family protein: MKTSALPRLVGIALALSATPPANAYSLYADDDTHLNTDLQAVFAAMHSQQNYAQSGRLGEGSSNWQEGYIKYGLSGDTRLGNHGTAYGAFALLSSGTFGDGDAAGFTDGSERTTKIEDAYAGWRSGSLLSGTLGEDGIDLSFGRQNVVVGDGFIINGDALNLGNGLADGEYNRGGAYYLAARKSFDKTAVLRLGGKQGWRSDLMYLKSDNRAQASPELFVGTLEHVANAGTVGLTYVNIRDIDQQYASPLQQERDGLKTYSLRATGNAGIPDLALSGEYAWQDKRTAGDQDAWYLEAGWTFSQVPWSPSVTYRYSRFSAGYDPLFYGLSRGFGTWFQGEVAGNYAGPFNTNTRIQHLAFKAKPLDNLNLGALLFDFDTVDRSLGNLDGRELDLYAEWTVNAHLTVVPLVGLYQPNKSADNAGTQLGNNDRNVYTQLIFATQF, from the coding sequence GTGAAGACTTCCGCCCTGCCGCGCCTCGTCGGCATCGCACTCGCCTTGAGTGCCACCCCACCCGCCAACGCTTACTCGCTGTATGCCGACGATGACACGCACCTCAATACCGACCTGCAAGCGGTGTTCGCGGCGATGCACAGCCAACAGAACTACGCCCAATCGGGCCGTTTGGGCGAAGGCTCATCCAACTGGCAAGAGGGCTACATCAAGTATGGTTTGAGCGGCGACACCCGGCTGGGCAACCACGGCACCGCCTACGGCGCCTTTGCCCTGCTCAGCTCCGGCACCTTTGGCGACGGCGACGCGGCCGGTTTTACCGACGGCTCCGAACGCACCACTAAAATCGAGGACGCCTATGCCGGCTGGCGTTCGGGGTCGCTGTTGAGTGGCACCCTGGGCGAGGACGGCATCGACCTGTCGTTCGGCCGCCAGAACGTGGTGGTGGGTGATGGTTTCATCATCAACGGTGACGCGCTGAACCTGGGCAACGGCCTGGCTGATGGCGAATACAACCGTGGCGGCGCCTATTACCTGGCTGCGCGCAAAAGCTTCGACAAGACTGCCGTGTTGCGCCTGGGCGGCAAGCAAGGCTGGCGCAGCGACCTGATGTACCTCAAATCCGACAACCGCGCCCAGGCCAGCCCCGAACTGTTCGTCGGCACCCTGGAGCACGTCGCCAACGCCGGCACCGTGGGCCTGACCTACGTCAACATCCGCGACATCGACCAACAGTACGCCAGCCCCTTGCAACAAGAACGCGACGGCCTGAAAACCTATAGCCTGCGCGCCACCGGCAACGCCGGCATCCCGGACCTGGCGCTGTCTGGCGAATACGCCTGGCAAGACAAACGCACCGCCGGCGACCAAGACGCCTGGTACCTGGAAGCCGGCTGGACCTTCAGCCAGGTGCCCTGGAGCCCCAGCGTAACGTACCGCTACAGCCGCTTTTCAGCCGGCTACGACCCGTTGTTCTACGGCCTGAGCCGCGGCTTTGGCACCTGGTTTCAGGGCGAGGTGGCCGGTAACTACGCCGGCCCCTTCAACACCAACACGCGCATCCAGCACCTGGCGTTCAAGGCCAAGCCCCTGGACAACCTGAACCTGGGCGCGCTGCTTTTTGACTTCGATACCGTCGACCGCAGCCTGGGCAACCTGGACGGGCGCGAGCTGGATCTGTATGCCGAATGGACGGTGAACGCGCACCTTACCGTGGTGCCGCTGGTGGGGCTGTATCAACCCAACAAAAGCGCGGACAACGCTGGGACACAGTTGGGGAACAATGATCGCAACGTGTATACGCAGCTGATTTTTGCTACTCAGTTTTGA
- a CDS encoding DmpA family aminopeptidase has product MRARQLGITLGLGTPGPFNAITDVPGIRVGHSTLRTVVDGKQVRTGVTVVQPRAGAARLQPCFAGVHVLNGNGDATGLEWIREAGLLSTPLAITNTHSVGVVRDALIAQERDSLKDPAVYWCMPVVMETYDGLLNDIWGQHVGPAQVQQAVAAAESGPVAEGAVGGGTGMICHEFKGGIGTASRQLPAAEGGWTVGALVQANHGKRQELRVDGYPVGRVLVDVPSPFAEHGTPGMGSIVVIIATDAPLLPHQCQRLAQRASIGIARTGGGTEDSSGDIFLAFATGNHNLPPADYGRKDVPFSTPLAMVNNDLISGLFSAAAEAVEEAIVNAMLAGENMQADNGAQVVGLQGEVLLEALGKVGWGR; this is encoded by the coding sequence ATGCGCGCACGTCAACTCGGTATCACCCTGGGCCTGGGCACCCCCGGCCCGTTCAACGCCATCACCGATGTGCCTGGCATTCGCGTCGGCCACAGTACCTTGCGCACGGTGGTCGACGGCAAGCAGGTACGCACCGGCGTGACCGTGGTGCAGCCGCGGGCAGGGGCGGCGCGCCTGCAACCGTGTTTTGCCGGCGTGCATGTGCTCAACGGCAACGGCGACGCCACCGGCCTTGAATGGATTCGCGAGGCGGGGCTGCTGAGCACACCGCTGGCCATCACCAACACCCACAGCGTGGGCGTGGTGCGCGATGCACTGATTGCCCAGGAGCGCGACAGCCTGAAGGACCCGGCGGTGTACTGGTGCATGCCGGTGGTAATGGAAACCTACGACGGCCTGCTCAATGACATCTGGGGCCAGCACGTGGGGCCGGCCCAGGTGCAACAGGCCGTGGCCGCCGCCGAATCCGGCCCTGTGGCCGAGGGGGCGGTGGGCGGCGGTACCGGCATGATTTGCCACGAGTTCAAGGGCGGCATCGGCACCGCCTCGCGCCAGTTGCCAGCGGCAGAAGGTGGCTGGACCGTGGGCGCGCTGGTGCAGGCCAATCATGGCAAGCGTCAGGAACTGCGGGTGGACGGCTACCCGGTGGGCCGCGTGCTCGTCGACGTGCCATCGCCGTTCGCCGAACATGGCACCCCTGGCATGGGCTCGATCGTGGTGATCATCGCCACCGACGCACCGCTGTTGCCGCACCAATGCCAACGCCTGGCGCAACGCGCATCCATCGGCATCGCCCGCACCGGTGGCGGCACCGAGGACTCCAGCGGCGACATCTTCCTGGCCTTCGCCACCGGCAACCACAACCTGCCGCCGGCCGACTACGGGCGCAAGGACGTACCCTTCAGTACGCCTTTGGCAATGGTTAACAATGACCTCATCTCCGGCTTGTTCAGCGCGGCGGCGGAGGCGGTGGAGGAGGCCATCGTCAACGCGATGCTGGCAGGCGAGAACATGCAGGCCGATAACGGCGCGCAGGTGGTGGGGTTGCAGGGGGAGGTGTTGTTGGAGGCGTTGGGGAAGGTGGGCTGGGGTCGTTGA